The nucleotide sequence CCTGGCTCCACCCGCCCGACCCCGTCGAGCGCCCGCGGGACACCTTCACCGTCGTCGTGTCGGTGAAGGCCGTCACCTCGTGGCCGACGTTGGCGGCGGCGAGGCGGGCCGCGGCCTCCGCCTCCTCCATCGGCTGCTTGCCGTAGGGGACGCCGTGACGCGAGGCGACCCGCGAGAGGGGTTCCGGTCGCTCGGCGCCGGTCACCTGGACGAGCCGCGTCCCGCCGGGCAGCCACCGGAGGAACCGCACGAGGTCGTCGTGGTCGGTCGCGAGTTCGTAGACGTTGTCCGTGGCGACGATGGCCGGCTCCTCGCGTTCGATCAGGCGCCGGAGCTTGCGAAAGGAGACGACGTCCCGGTCGAAGTTCTCGCCGTCGTAGGCGACCACCGCGTAGGAGGGGGCGTCCCCGCGGACGTCGCCGCTCTGTACGTCGACGCCGAACACCAGCGCGTCGAGCGCACTCGTCCGGGCGTTCACGACCGGCGGTAGGGAGCCGCGGAATAAATACTCCACGCCGGGGGTTACAGCACGGCGACGACCAGCGCCGTCGCCACCGCGGCCAAGGCGACGCTGATCACGCTGATGCGGAAGGCGTGGCGCCGGTCACGCCGGCGGTGTTCCGGATCCGAGACCCCGCCGGTCGCCTTCGCGTCGTTGCCGGCGCCGGAGAAGTCGTACCGACCGAGGAGCGCGAGACGCACGCAGAACCCCTCGTAGGCCTGAATCCCCCACTCGAAGGCCACGGCGAAGGGGACGAAGACGCCGGCGAGTAGCAGTTCGGGGAGGTGGCCGGCGAGGTGTGCGACGACGATGGCACCCGCGGCGACCAGTCCACCCACGGAGAGCGCGGCCCGGCGGCGGCGTTGCTGGGGACCGATGTTGCACTGGGCGGGGCGGTAGTCCACGTCGGATCGACGGACTGGAGGCAGTTGACGGTTCCGTTTCCGGTCACTCGGGGTAGGGAACCTCGACGGTCTGGCCGTCGCTCGCGACGAAGCACTCGCCGTCGAAGACCTCCCGTGCGTCCCGTTCGAGCCGCTCCCACTCCCCGGCGTACCGCGAGGAGATGTGGGTCAGGGCGAGTCGCTTGGCGCCGGCGCGGGCGGCCACCTCGGCGGCCTCGCGCGCGGTCGAGTGGCCGGTCCGGCGGGCCCGCGCGGCCGCGTCGGCCGCGAACGTCGCGTCGTGGATCAGGAGGTCGGCGTCCGCGGCCGCCTCGACGACCGCCTCGACCGGACGGGTGTCGCCGGTGTACACCAGCCGCCGACCGGGGCGTGGCTCGCCGACCACCTGTTCGGGGTCGATCACGCGCCCGTCGTCGAGTTCGACCGACTCGCCCTCGTGGAGACGGCCGAACTTCGGCCCGACCGGCACGCCGAGTTCCTCGGCCCGCTCCCGGTCGAAGCGCCCGGGGCGGTCGTCCTCGACCAGCGCGTACCCCATCGAGCGGGTGCGGTGTTCGGTCTCGACGGTGCGGACCGCGAACGCCTCGGCGTCGTAGGCGACCGACCCCGGCGCGACCTCGTGGATCCGGACCGGGTAGCCGGGACGGTGACCGCCGGCGTGGACCAGACTCTCGATCTCCCCGCGGGCGCCCGGGGGGACGTGGATCGCCAGCGGGTCGGTGCGGTCGTTGAAGTCGAGCGACTGGATCAGCCCCGGAATCCCGAGGATGTGATCGCCGTGGAGGTGCGTGACGAAGATGTGAGAGACGTCGAAGCCGGTTCCGAACCGCATCATCTGCCGCTGGGTCCCCTCGCCGCAGTCGAAGAGGAACCGCTCCCCTTCGCGGTTGACGAGGAGGGCACTCGGCGCCCGCTGTGTCGTCGGAACGGCCCCGCTGGTGCCCAGAAACGTCACGCGCATCGACATACGATCCGATCCGGGCGGCGACCGTAAACCCGTATCGGTGTCGACGGCGACGCCCGACACGGGATTTATGTCGGCCTCGGGCGAAGCCACGCGCGTGCCTGGGGACGATGCCGACCCGGTCGTCGCGACCGTCTCCCTCGCCGTCCTCGCCCTCGGGTTCGTGGCGATGGCGGTCGACCTGCCGGCGTTCTGGATCGTCTGGGCCGTCGGCTTCGGCGCCGTCGTCCCCGCGCTCGCGTATCTCCGGCGGGACGGCGGGGAGACGGACGCAGACGCCGCGTCGCGAAACGACCGCGACGTCGACGACGCGCTGTCGACCCTCCGCGAGCGGTACGCGCGCGGCGAACTCTCGGAGGCGGCGTTCGAGTCGAAGCTGACGGCGTTGCTGGAGACGGAGACGCCGGAGAGAGCGAGGGAGCGGCTCCGACGGGAGGGCGGGGACCGGGACGGTCCGCCGACCCCGGAGCGGGAGCCGAACCGGCGGTCCGACGCCGACGCCGACGCCGAGACATAGGGATTCTTACCCGTCGGTCGACTAGGGAGCGGCGATGGACGCCCCGCTCTGGACGGACGAACACTCGCCGAGCCTCGACGACCTACCGCAGTCGTCGGTCCGCGACCGACTCCGGCGGGCGGTCGACGAACCGATGAACCTCGTCGTCCAGGGGCCGCCGGGGGCCGGCAAGACGGCGGCCGTCCGCGCCCTGGCCGAGACCGCCCACGCGGACCCCGCGAACGACCTCGTGGAGATCAACGTCGCGGACTTCTTCGGCCGCACGAAGAAGGAACTCCGCGAGGACCCCCGGTTCGAGCAGTTCCTCGCCGGGCGGTCCCGGATGGCGAAACGCGACATGATCAACCGCGTCCTGAAGGAGTCCGCGAGCTACGCCCCGGTGTCGGGCGAGTACAAGACCATCGTCCTCGACAACGCCGAGGCGATCCGGGAGGACTTCCAGCAGGCCCTCCGGCGGGTGATGGAGCAGTACCACCGAACCACCCAGTTCGTGATCGTCACCCGCCAGCCCTCGACGCTCATCGCCCCCATCCGATCCCGGTGTTTCCCGGTGCCGGTCCGAGCCCCGACGACCGACGAGATCGAGGCCGTCGTCGAGGGGATCCTGGAGGCCGAGGACGTCCCCTACGACGACGACGGGTTGGAGTTCGTGGCCGGCTACGCCGAGGGCGACCTCAGGCGAGCGATCCTCGGCGCGCAGACGACGGCCGAGCAGGCCGACGAGGTGACGATGTCGACGGTTCACGAGACGCTGCGGGACGTGGGGCACGACGACGACCTGGAGTCCATCCTCGCGGCCGCGGAGTCGGGGGACCTGACCGACGCCCGGAAGACCGTCGGGACGCTCCTCGACGACGAGGGGTACGACGGCCAGTCCCTGCTCGCGGACCTGCTCTCCGTGGCCCGCAAGCGCTACGACGGCGAGGAACTCGCCCGCCTCCACCGGCTGGCCGGCGACGTCGACCACGACCTGGTGACCGGAACCGACGACCGACTCCACCTCGCGCACCTCCTGGCGACGTGGGGGGCGCGGGGCGAGGGGCGGCCGTGAGGCTGGCTCCCGGTGCCCGGCGGTACGCCCTCCCGCCGCTCGTCGCCGCGGTGGCGCTCGCGTTCGTCTCACCGCCCCTGGCCGCCCTGGCGCTCGCCCTCGGCGGGTTCGTCGTCCACTTCTTCCGCGACCCGGACCGGTCGCCGCCGCCGCGGGGCGTGGTCGCGCCCGCGGACGGCCGCGTCTCCGTCGTTCGCGAGGAGGACGGCCGCCTCCGCGTCGGCGTGTTCATGAACGTCACCGACGTCCACGTCCTCCGGGCGCCGCGGACGGGCGTCGTCGAGTCGCTAACCCACCGACCGGGCGCCCACCGCCCGGCCTTCAGCAAGGACTCGGACCGCAACGAGCGCGTGGACGTGACCCTCGACACCTGCGAGTGCTCGATGATCGCCGGCTGGTTCGCCCGCCGCATCCACCCCTACGTCTCGACGGGCGAGGAGGTGACCCGCGGCGACCGGATCGGCCACATCGCCTTCGGCAGTCGGGCCGACGTGCTCCTGCCGCCGGCCTACGACCGTGGGGACCTGCTCGTCGCCGAGGGCGACGCCGTGCGCGCCGGGGAGACGGTCGTGGCGCTCCGCGCGGCGGACGACTGAGCCGTTCACCGGAGCAGGTGGACGTGGCGCACGAGCGATCCGTGGACCCGTCGCTCGAAGGTCGCCTCGACGGTCCACCCGGCCGCGCGCGCCGCCTCGCTCCAGGATCGGTCGCCGACGACGACCGCCCGGGGTGCGACCCGGCGTGCCGCCGTCAGCGCACCGCCCACGAGGTCGGCGAGCGTGTGGCGTTCGATCTTCGACTGCCGACCGTAGGGCGCGTCGAAGACGACGGCAGAGACGGCATCGTCGCCGAGGGGGAGACGGGTGGCGTCCCCACGGACGATCGACGGCTCGGTGTCGAGGTACGCTCGACAGTTCTCGCGGGCGCCACGCACCATCTTCCGCTGGGCGTCGATCCCGACGGGCCGGGCGCCGACCAGTCCCGCCTCGATCAGGACGCCGCCGGTGCCACACATCGGATCGAGGAGGCGGTCCCCGGGGTCGACGCCCGCGAGGTTGACGAGCGCACGGGCGTCGAGGGGCGCCATGCTCCCCGGCTGGAAGAAGGGGCGGTCGGTGGGGCGGCGGTCGCCGTAGTCGCGGACGCTCTCGGCGACGAGCCAGCCGACGAGACAGGTGTCGCCCGCGAAACACGCCCGGAGTTCGTGATCGGGGGTGTCGAGGTCGACGGTGAAGCCGCGGTCGACGAGGGCCGAACCCAGGGCTCGCTCGGCGCGGCGGGTGTCGACCCCCGCGGTGCCCCGCACGTCGCGGGCGCGGACGGCGACGCTGCCCGTCCGGTCCATCGTCGCCGCCTCGACCAGCGCCCGGGCGTCCGCGACGCTCGCGGCGGCGTGTCCGAGCAGGTGGCTGGCGCGGTGGGTGTAGGCGAGCGACCGGAGGCGGTCGGCGTCGACGCCGCGGGCCGTCGCGAGGCCGGGCGCGACCACCTCGACCCCCGTCGCCGCACACGCGGCTTCCCGGGCGGCGAAGGCGTCGTCCTCGCCGGCGAGTTCGAGACCGTACACGCGTCGTCGTCCGTGGCCCGGCGCCATGAGGATACCGGACCGGCGCCGACCGCTCGCGGCGTTGACTTATCAGTTGCTCGCACCAACCTTTTTGAACCTTAAATACGACACTTAAGTCGACACATGACCGATCCCAAGGAGACGATAAACATCGAGAACGTGGTGGCTTCTACCGGCATCGGACAGGAACTCGACCTCCAGAGCGTCGCCATGGACCTAGAGGGGGCGGATTACGACCCCGAACAGTTTCCCGGCCTCGTCTATCGGACACAGAACCCGAAGTCGGCGGCGCTGATCTTCCGCTCGGGCAAGATCGTCTGCACGGGCGCGAAGTCGACGGCCGACGTCCACGAGAGCCTGCACATCGTCTTCGACAAGCTCCGCGACCTGCGGATCGACGTCGACGAGGAACCCGACATCGTCGTCCAGAACATCGTCACGAGCGCGGACCTGGGGCGCAACCTCAACCTGAACGCCATCGCCATCGGGCTGGGTCTGGAGAACATCGAGTACGAACCCGAGCAGTTCCCGGGACTGGTCTACCGGCTCGACGACCCCGACGTGGTCGCGCTCCTCTTCGGCTCCGGCAAACTCGTCATCACGGGTGGCAAACAGCCCGAGGACGCCGAGGAAGCCGTCGACGTCATCGTCTCCCGACTCGAAGACCTCGGTCTCCTGGAGTAGTCCGTCGCAGATGGGTCCCCTGCAGACGGGCGTCGGATCGGCGCCGCCGCTCGCCGTCGCCGGCACCGTCGCCCTCTTTGCCCTGTTTCTCTCCGTGACCGCCCACATCGCCGCCAGAAACGTCCTCGGCGACGTCCCGATCAAGAACGCGTTCCTGATCGGCCCCGTCCCCGCCGCCGTCGCCGTCGTCGCTGCGGCACTCGAACTGCCCTCCATCCCCGCCGTCCTGGTGGCGCTCGGCCTCGACGCCGTCCTCGTCCACTACGTCTACGACCTCGACCGTCGGCTCACCGCCGGCGTCACGGCTATCCACGCCGTCGTCAGCGTCATCCTGGGCAGTGTCGTCTTCAGCCTCTACGTGCTCGTCCGCTCGGCGCCGGGGTGATCACAGCGCGTCGACGGCCGTCCGGGCGCTCCGCGCCCCCAGCGCCCCGAACACGGAGACGACGCCGAGTCCGACGCCGGTCGTCGCCGCCCCGACGTCGCCCACCAGGAGCCCGACCCCGTAGGTGACGATACCGAGCGCGGCCCCGACCGAGCAGAGCGAGTCGACCGCGTCGACGGGCGATTCGACCGATGGCAACAGGTCGTGGTCGGTGGTGGCGGAGCTCATGGCGTGTCCTTCGTTCCCTACCCACACATAAATTGTGTATATATTCATTATGGATTCTCGTTGAACTTTCTGCGGGCGAGTCGACGGCAACTCCTATGCGTGCACGCCACCCAGATGCGGGCGATGGGGCCACGGACGCTGCTGTGGAACGACGGCGAACGTCGGCCGCGGGCGCTCCTGCGGGTCGCGTTGCTGGTCGTCGTCACGGCCTCGCTGGTCGTCGGGACGAGCCTGGGAGTCGGGAGCGTCGGGGGCGTCGGCGCGTTCCGGGCGGCGCTGGCGGCGTCGGTCGGCGAGGCCGTCGCCGCGGCCGCCGGCGCCGCCGCGGGCATCGTGCTCGTGGGCGGCGTCGTCTCCCTGTCGATCCTGATCGCCGGGCGGTACGTCGACCGGCGTCGCCTGCGGGACTTCGGGTTCCGGACGGACCGGGGGTGGTGGCTCGACTTCGGGTTCGGCCTCGCGCTCGGCGCGGGGCTGATGACGCTGATCTTCGCCCTCTCGCTCGCCGCCGGGTGGGTCCGGATCACGGGAACCCTCCGCCCGCGCGACGGCTTCGCCGCCCGGTTTCTCGGCCTCGTCGTCGTCTTCGTCGTCGTCGGCGTCTACGAGGAACTGCTCGCGCGGGGCTACCTCCTGACGAACGCCGCGGAGGGGCTGGTCGGGTGGACCGGGGAGCGGGGCGCCGTCGTCGGGGCCGTCTGCCTCTCGTCGCTCGTGTTCGGCCTCGCACACGCCAACAACCCGAACGCGACGGCGCTGAGCACCGTCGCCATCGTGCTCGCGGGGGGAATGCTCGCGGCGGGGTACGTCCTGACGGGCGAACTCGCCGCGCCGATCGGCCTGCATATCACCTGGAACCTGTTTCAGGGCGGCGTCTACGGCTTCCCCGTCTCCGGCCTCGGCGTCGACGCGAGCGTCCTCGTCGTCGTGGTGTCGGGGCCACGGCTCCTCACCGGCGGCGACTTCGGGCCCGAGGCGGGGCTGCTCGGAGTCGGCGCGATGGTCGTCGGCACGGCCGTCATCGCCCTGTGGACACGGTGGCGGACGGGCGCCCTGCGCATCGACCCGTCGGTGACGACCCCGGACCTGCGCGAGACGGGTCCCGAGGACGACGTCGACCCGAACCGATGGGAGCCACGGCCCGAGGAGTGACGGGCGTCACTCCACCAGCCGCTCGATTTCGGTGACGAGGATGTCGCTCGCGCCCATCGCCTTCAGGTCGTTGATGACGCCGAAGACGGCCCGTTCCTCGACGACGGCGTGGACCGCCACGTCGTCGGTGCCCGCCACGTCCATGACGGTCGGGCCGCCCATGCCGGGCAACACGTCGCGCACGTCGTCGAGGCGTTCCTCCGGAACGTTCAACATCAGGTACCGTCGGTCCTCGGCGGCGAGGACGGACTCGAAGGCCGTCACGAGCTGCCTGACTTTCTCGTCGTCGACGGCGTCGGGGTGGGCGAACAGGCGGACGGAGCTCGACAGGACCTCCGCGATCTCGGTCAGGCGGTTCACCCGCAGGGTCGTCCCCGTCGACGTGATGTCGACGATGGCGTCGGCCATGTCGACGTGGGGAGTGAGTTCGGTCGCGCCCGTCACCTCGACCACCTCGGCGTCGACACCCTGCTCGGCGAAGAAGTCGCGGGTGATCCGGGGGAACTCGGTGGCGACGGTGCCGCCGTCGAGGTCGGCGACCGCCCCGATCCGGCCGTCCTCGGGCGCCGCGACGACGAGTCGGCATCGGCCAAAGCCCAGGTCGAGCAGGTCCACCAGATCGTG is from Haloplanus salinarum and encodes:
- a CDS encoding CPBP family intramembrane glutamic endopeptidase, producing MGPRTLLWNDGERRPRALLRVALLVVVTASLVVGTSLGVGSVGGVGAFRAALAASVGEAVAAAAGAAAGIVLVGGVVSLSILIAGRYVDRRRLRDFGFRTDRGWWLDFGFGLALGAGLMTLIFALSLAAGWVRITGTLRPRDGFAARFLGLVVVFVVVGVYEELLARGYLLTNAAEGLVGWTGERGAVVGAVCLSSLVFGLAHANNPNATALSTVAIVLAGGMLAAGYVLTGELAAPIGLHITWNLFQGGVYGFPVSGLGVDASVLVVVVSGPRLLTGGDFGPEAGLLGVGAMVVGTAVIALWTRWRTGALRIDPSVTTPDLRETGPEDDVDPNRWEPRPEE
- a CDS encoding AAA family ATPase yields the protein MDAPLWTDEHSPSLDDLPQSSVRDRLRRAVDEPMNLVVQGPPGAGKTAAVRALAETAHADPANDLVEINVADFFGRTKKELREDPRFEQFLAGRSRMAKRDMINRVLKESASYAPVSGEYKTIVLDNAEAIREDFQQALRRVMEQYHRTTQFVIVTRQPSTLIAPIRSRCFPVPVRAPTTDEIEAVVEGILEAEDVPYDDDGLEFVAGYAEGDLRRAILGAQTTAEQADEVTMSTVHETLRDVGHDDDLESILAAAESGDLTDARKTVGTLLDDEGYDGQSLLADLLSVARKRYDGEELARLHRLAGDVDHDLVTGTDDRLHLAHLLATWGARGEGRP
- a CDS encoding SHOCT domain-containing protein; the encoded protein is MPGDDADPVVATVSLAVLALGFVAMAVDLPAFWIVWAVGFGAVVPALAYLRRDGGETDADAASRNDRDVDDALSTLRERYARGELSEAAFESKLTALLETETPERARERLRREGGDRDGPPTPEREPNRRSDADADAET
- a CDS encoding DUF7473 family protein, giving the protein MGPLQTGVGSAPPLAVAGTVALFALFLSVTAHIAARNVLGDVPIKNAFLIGPVPAAVAVVAAALELPSIPAVLVALGLDAVLVHYVYDLDRRLTAGVTAIHAVVSVILGSVVFSLYVLVRSAPG
- a CDS encoding methyltransferase domain-containing protein; this encodes MYGLELAGEDDAFAAREAACAATGVEVVAPGLATARGVDADRLRSLAYTHRASHLLGHAAASVADARALVEAATMDRTGSVAVRARDVRGTAGVDTRRAERALGSALVDRGFTVDLDTPDHELRACFAGDTCLVGWLVAESVRDYGDRRPTDRPFFQPGSMAPLDARALVNLAGVDPGDRLLDPMCGTGGVLIEAGLVGARPVGIDAQRKMVRGARENCRAYLDTEPSIVRGDATRLPLGDDAVSAVVFDAPYGRQSKIERHTLADLVGGALTAARRVAPRAVVVGDRSWSEAARAAGWTVEATFERRVHGSLVRHVHLLR
- the hisG gene encoding ATP phosphoribosyltransferase, which gives rise to MRIAVPNKGRLHDPSIDLLERAGLHLQGGADRKLYADTVDPDVTALFARAADIPEYVADGAAAVGITGLDQVRESGHDLVDLLDLGFGRCRLVVAAPEDGRIGAVADLDGGTVATEFPRITRDFFAEQGVDAEVVEVTGATELTPHVDMADAIVDITSTGTTLRVNRLTEIAEVLSSSVRLFAHPDAVDDEKVRQLVTAFESVLAAEDRRYLMLNVPEERLDDVRDVLPGMGGPTVMDVAGTDDVAVHAVVEERAVFGVINDLKAMGASDILVTEIERLVE
- a CDS encoding protein sorting system archaetidylserine decarboxylase — encoded protein: MRLAPGARRYALPPLVAAVALAFVSPPLAALALALGGFVVHFFRDPDRSPPPRGVVAPADGRVSVVREEDGRLRVGVFMNVTDVHVLRAPRTGVVESLTHRPGAHRPAFSKDSDRNERVDVTLDTCECSMIAGWFARRIHPYVSTGEEVTRGDRIGHIAFGSRADVLLPPAYDRGDLLVAEGDAVRAGETVVALRAADD
- a CDS encoding TATA-box-binding protein, whose product is MTDPKETINIENVVASTGIGQELDLQSVAMDLEGADYDPEQFPGLVYRTQNPKSAALIFRSGKIVCTGAKSTADVHESLHIVFDKLRDLRIDVDEEPDIVVQNIVTSADLGRNLNLNAIAIGLGLENIEYEPEQFPGLVYRLDDPDVVALLFGSGKLVITGGKQPEDAEEAVDVIVSRLEDLGLLE
- the rnz gene encoding ribonuclease Z; the protein is MRVTFLGTSGAVPTTQRAPSALLVNREGERFLFDCGEGTQRQMMRFGTGFDVSHIFVTHLHGDHILGIPGLIQSLDFNDRTDPLAIHVPPGARGEIESLVHAGGHRPGYPVRIHEVAPGSVAYDAEAFAVRTVETEHRTRSMGYALVEDDRPGRFDRERAEELGVPVGPKFGRLHEGESVELDDGRVIDPEQVVGEPRPGRRLVYTGDTRPVEAVVEAAADADLLIHDATFAADAAARARRTGHSTAREAAEVAARAGAKRLALTHISSRYAGEWERLERDAREVFDGECFVASDGQTVEVPYPE